A window of Amycolatopsis australiensis contains these coding sequences:
- the crgA gene encoding cell division protein CrgA, whose product MPKSKVRKKTAYTPPADRRTPVKVRAAGPTGLAWKIPMFGLMLLGLVWLLVNYIAGDKISWMADLGNWNFAGGFALMIAGLLMTMRWR is encoded by the coding sequence ATGCCCAAGTCCAAGGTCCGCAAGAAGACGGCTTACACCCCGCCTGCCGACCGGCGCACGCCGGTGAAGGTGCGGGCGGCCGGCCCCACCGGCCTCGCCTGGAAGATCCCCATGTTCGGGTTGATGCTCCTGGGCCTGGTCTGGCTGCTGGTGAACTACATCGCCGGGGACAAGATCTCCTGGATGGCCGACCTGGGCAACTGGAATTTCGCCGGCGGGTTCGCGCTGATGATCGCCGGTCTGCTCATGACGATGCGCTGGCGCTGA
- a CDS encoding response regulator → MSDRPKTVVAEDQYLLRDGLTHLLQAHGFDVVAAVGSGPELAAALRAHRPDVSIVDVRMPPTNTDEGLQVALAARREIPGLPILVLSQHVEQLYARELLADGTGAIGYLLKDRVFNAGQFVDAVRRVADGGTVMDPEVIAKLVAGNASDPLVALTPREREVLGLMAEGCSNAAIAARLHFSEGAVGKHTANIFAKLGITASDDTNRRVLAVLAYLGAS, encoded by the coding sequence GTGTCAGATCGGCCGAAAACCGTCGTCGCCGAAGACCAGTACCTCCTCCGAGACGGCCTGACGCACCTGCTGCAGGCCCACGGATTCGACGTCGTCGCGGCGGTCGGCAGCGGGCCCGAACTGGCCGCGGCACTGCGCGCACACCGGCCGGACGTGTCCATTGTGGACGTCCGGATGCCGCCGACGAACACCGACGAGGGCCTGCAGGTCGCACTGGCCGCCCGGCGGGAGATCCCCGGCTTGCCGATCCTGGTGCTGTCCCAGCACGTCGAGCAGCTGTACGCGCGTGAGCTGCTGGCGGACGGCACCGGCGCGATCGGCTATCTCCTGAAGGACCGGGTCTTCAACGCCGGCCAGTTCGTCGACGCGGTCCGCCGGGTCGCCGACGGCGGCACGGTCATGGACCCCGAGGTGATCGCGAAACTGGTGGCGGGCAACGCTTCCGACCCGCTGGTCGCCTTGACCCCGCGCGAGCGTGAAGTTCTCGGGCTGATGGCGGAAGGCTGCTCGAACGCGGCGATCGCGGCCCGCCTGCACTTCAGCGAAGGCGCGGTCGGCAAGCACACCGCGAACATCTTCGCCAAGCTGGGCATCACGGCTTCGGACGACACGAACCGCCGGGTGCTCGCGGTCCTCGCCTACCTCGGCGCGAGCTGA
- a CDS encoding sensor histidine kinase, which translates to MTYPRAIGRALALAGLALLSWVDVLVELVAFALLCVGLVFFLGPAIEWARHRSATARVLAARWCDVEVEAPYRPPPPDPVRERDGWYRDGNQLYKRAFWIRWNRRFTWVMEDPASGRELLWQLLNPLVTLVLPVAVLLGGPRALRGHGRWTRWWLGRRPAPVPGRGWWLHRRLESLGHQIGILALAVVMLFFSLWQLVVVAGALPVAAPVILWSRSITDTLRREAGNWTGVRIARPYLPPPGLPVPRPDGLYQVGKQLYEEPFWPVQHARTRWVLRDRATWRDMVGAALISLVSLVLVLPAVVLIGRGVVGLMTLWVWRPFASSPVTWWPFPEVSTHLGALAQTPVAVALVVAGVAPATWLARQQARFARVWLGPTESTRLAQRVERLKQTRSDVTVTQAAELRRIERDLHDGIQSRLVAMGMKLGAVEALVDTDPAAAKRLAAELRAASAEALTELRVLVRGIHPPVLSERGLLDAVRALALDSPLKTQVTGSLPGRIEEPVEACAYFAVSELLGNAAKHGAGRASIELGFADDLLTVVVTDDGTGGADPARGSGLRGIERRLGGFDGRLTLTSPLGGPTKATLEIPCQIGRKPSSPKTSTSSETA; encoded by the coding sequence ATGACGTACCCGCGTGCCATCGGGCGGGCCTTGGCGCTGGCCGGGCTGGCGCTGCTGAGCTGGGTCGACGTGCTGGTCGAGCTGGTCGCGTTCGCGCTGCTGTGCGTCGGCCTCGTCTTCTTCCTCGGCCCCGCGATCGAGTGGGCCCGGCACCGCTCGGCGACGGCCAGGGTGCTGGCCGCGCGCTGGTGTGACGTCGAGGTGGAAGCGCCGTATCGGCCGCCGCCGCCGGACCCGGTGCGGGAGCGCGACGGCTGGTACCGCGACGGCAACCAGCTCTACAAGCGCGCGTTCTGGATTCGCTGGAACCGCCGCTTCACCTGGGTGATGGAGGACCCGGCGTCCGGGCGCGAGCTGCTGTGGCAGCTGCTGAACCCGCTGGTCACGCTCGTGCTGCCGGTCGCGGTGCTGCTCGGCGGCCCGCGGGCGCTGCGCGGTCACGGCCGGTGGACGCGCTGGTGGCTCGGCCGGCGGCCGGCCCCGGTACCCGGCCGGGGATGGTGGCTGCACCGGCGCCTCGAGTCGCTGGGCCACCAGATCGGCATCCTCGCGCTGGCCGTGGTGATGCTGTTCTTCTCGCTGTGGCAGCTGGTCGTGGTCGCCGGGGCGCTGCCGGTCGCGGCGCCGGTGATCCTGTGGAGCCGGTCCATCACCGACACGCTGCGCCGCGAGGCAGGCAACTGGACCGGCGTGCGGATCGCCCGGCCGTACCTGCCGCCGCCCGGCCTGCCCGTGCCCCGCCCGGACGGGCTCTACCAGGTCGGCAAGCAGCTGTACGAGGAACCGTTCTGGCCGGTCCAGCACGCGCGCACCCGGTGGGTCCTGCGCGACCGGGCCACCTGGCGAGACATGGTGGGCGCCGCGCTGATCTCGCTCGTTTCGCTGGTCCTGGTACTGCCCGCGGTCGTGTTGATCGGCCGGGGCGTCGTCGGTCTCATGACGTTGTGGGTGTGGCGGCCGTTCGCGTCGTCGCCGGTGACGTGGTGGCCGTTCCCCGAGGTCTCGACGCACCTCGGCGCGCTCGCGCAGACACCGGTCGCGGTCGCGTTGGTCGTCGCCGGGGTTGCGCCGGCGACGTGGCTGGCTCGGCAGCAGGCCCGCTTCGCGCGGGTATGGCTCGGGCCGACGGAGTCGACGAGGCTCGCCCAGCGCGTCGAACGGCTGAAGCAGACCCGCAGCGACGTCACGGTGACGCAGGCCGCGGAGCTGCGGCGGATCGAACGCGACCTGCACGACGGGATCCAGTCGCGGCTGGTCGCGATGGGGATGAAGCTCGGCGCGGTCGAGGCGCTCGTGGACACCGATCCGGCGGCGGCGAAGCGGCTCGCGGCCGAGTTGCGCGCGGCTTCGGCGGAGGCGCTCACCGAGCTGCGGGTGCTCGTGCGCGGCATCCACCCGCCGGTCCTGTCCGAGCGCGGGCTGCTCGACGCCGTGCGCGCGCTGGCCCTCGACAGCCCGCTGAAAACGCAGGTCACCGGCTCGCTGCCGGGACGGATCGAGGAGCCGGTGGAGGCGTGCGCGTACTTCGCGGTGTCCGAGCTGCTGGGCAACGCGGCGAAGCACGGCGCGGGACGCGCGTCGATCGAACTCGGGTTCGCCGACGACCTCCTGACGGTCGTGGTCACCGACGACGGCACGGGCGGCGCCGACCCGGCTCGCGGCTCGGGGTTGCGCGGGATCGAGCGCCGGCTGGGCGGGTTCGACGGTAGGTTGACGCTGACCAGCCCACTCGGCGGCCCGACGAAGGCGACCTTGGAGATCCCGTGTCAGATCGGCCGAAAACCGTCGTCGCCGAAGACCAGTACCTCCTCCGAGACGGCCTGA
- a CDS encoding ABC transporter ATP-binding protein: MPLLEVTGLRKRYGARVAVDGVSFTVERGEIFGVLGTNGAGKTTTVECLLGLRRPDGGTISVLGLDPVTDRAALTRRVGVQLQESRLPAKLRVREAIELFASFYPDPADVDVLLDRLDLRAHARSAFGKLSGGQKQRVSIALALVGNPELAILDELTTGLDPHARRETWRLVEGVRDAGVTVLLVTHFMAEAERLCDRVAVFDAGRVVATGTPDELRAAAGASTLDDAFVSLTRSTR, encoded by the coding sequence ATGCCTCTCCTCGAAGTCACCGGCCTCCGGAAGCGCTACGGCGCCCGGGTCGCGGTCGACGGCGTCTCCTTCACCGTCGAGCGCGGCGAAATCTTCGGCGTCCTCGGCACGAACGGCGCCGGCAAGACCACCACCGTCGAATGCCTCCTGGGCCTGCGCCGGCCCGACGGCGGCACGATCTCCGTGCTCGGCCTCGACCCCGTGACGGACCGGGCCGCGCTCACCCGCCGCGTCGGCGTGCAGCTGCAGGAAAGCCGGCTGCCCGCGAAGCTGCGGGTGCGTGAGGCGATCGAGCTGTTCGCCTCGTTCTACCCGGACCCGGCCGACGTCGACGTCCTCCTCGACCGGCTCGATCTCCGCGCCCACGCCCGCAGCGCGTTCGGGAAGCTCTCCGGCGGCCAGAAGCAGCGCGTGTCGATCGCGCTCGCGCTGGTGGGCAACCCCGAGCTGGCCATCCTCGACGAGCTGACCACCGGGCTCGACCCGCACGCCCGCCGTGAGACGTGGCGGCTGGTCGAAGGCGTCCGCGATGCCGGTGTCACGGTCCTGCTGGTCACCCACTTCATGGCCGAAGCCGAGCGGCTTTGCGACCGCGTGGCGGTCTTCGACGCCGGCCGCGTGGTCGCGACCGGCACCCCGGACGAGCTCCGCGCCGCCGCCGGCGCCTCCACTTTGGACGACGCGTTCGTCTCGCTGACGAGGAGCACCCGGTGA
- a CDS encoding class E sortase yields the protein MPPRRPATPPRGQLPPRPAPGQPPRQPAGQPPRRPPGPAPRRYTSPPPPPGANEETVVFSPVGKGGTATKEKPAPSPLGKGGVAIRTAGEILITLGLVVLLFMVYELYVTDLFSAGKQSEASDQLDGEWAHDRTLHPELVDGKAFARIHIPSFGVDYNFTIQEGTDDASLEVGPGHYKGTALPGEPGNFAVAGHRVGKGAPFNDLDNLSSCDQIVIETSTDFYIYKVLPYDDEIKDWAGGKGADPKCKGVSTLRDPNAEDGGAYNKTFGRKVVLPSEGTAVNPVPYKDADVLPKAQQAALLTLTTCHPQFSARERLIITSVLTQQVPKNQVKDYGDLLSKIGEA from the coding sequence ATGCCCCCGCGCCGTCCCGCCACGCCCCCGCGCGGCCAGCTGCCGCCCCGCCCGGCCCCCGGCCAGCCGCCCCGCCAGCCCGCCGGCCAGCCGCCGCGGCGTCCGCCGGGCCCGGCGCCCCGCCGCTACACCAGCCCGCCCCCGCCGCCGGGCGCGAACGAGGAGACCGTCGTGTTCTCCCCGGTCGGGAAGGGCGGGACCGCGACCAAGGAGAAGCCGGCCCCGTCGCCGCTGGGCAAGGGCGGCGTCGCGATCCGGACCGCCGGCGAAATCCTCATCACGCTCGGCCTGGTCGTGCTGCTGTTCATGGTCTACGAGCTGTACGTGACCGACCTGTTCTCCGCGGGCAAGCAGTCCGAGGCGAGCGACCAGCTCGACGGCGAATGGGCGCACGACCGGACGCTGCACCCCGAGCTGGTCGACGGCAAGGCGTTCGCCCGCATCCACATCCCCAGCTTCGGCGTCGACTACAACTTCACCATCCAGGAGGGCACCGACGACGCCTCCCTGGAGGTCGGCCCCGGCCACTACAAGGGCACGGCGCTGCCCGGCGAACCCGGCAACTTCGCCGTGGCCGGCCACCGCGTCGGCAAGGGTGCCCCGTTCAACGACCTGGACAACCTCTCCTCCTGTGACCAGATCGTGATCGAGACCTCGACCGACTTCTACATCTACAAGGTCCTGCCCTACGACGACGAGATCAAGGACTGGGCGGGTGGCAAGGGCGCCGACCCGAAGTGCAAGGGCGTTTCGACGCTGCGCGACCCCAACGCCGAGGACGGCGGCGCCTACAACAAGACGTTCGGCCGCAAGGTCGTGCTGCCCAGCGAGGGCACCGCGGTGAACCCGGTCCCGTACAAGGACGCGGACGTGCTCCCGAAGGCCCAGCAGGCGGCGCTGCTCACGCTCACCACGTGCCACCCGCAGTTCTCCGCCCGCGAGCGGCTGATCATCACGTCGGTGCTGACCCAGCAGGTACCCAAGAACCAGGTCAAGGACTACGGCGACCTGCTGTCGAAGATCGGGGAGGCCTGA
- a CDS encoding ABC transporter permease: MNTFAKITATETKLFLRTPFMVIAGLLLPAAVLLAVGAIPGMTKPSPAAGGYRFIDAWVPSVLVVSLAMLALQSIPGAVATYREQGVLRRLATTPVHPANLLGAQLLIHVVLALAGIGLVLGLANAVYDVPLPKHPLVFLVTLLLGTVSMFSLGLLAAALARTAKAAGGFALVAFVPTMFLGGVYLPRPLLPEVLRRIGDYVPPGTQPLQDAWVGTGVQPLQLVVLAAFAVIGTALAAKLFRWE, translated from the coding sequence GTGAACACCTTCGCCAAGATCACCGCCACCGAAACGAAACTGTTCCTGCGCACGCCGTTCATGGTGATCGCGGGCCTCCTGCTGCCGGCCGCGGTGCTGCTGGCGGTCGGCGCGATCCCGGGCATGACGAAGCCCAGCCCGGCCGCCGGCGGGTACCGGTTCATCGACGCCTGGGTGCCCTCGGTGCTTGTCGTCAGCCTCGCGATGCTGGCCCTGCAGTCGATTCCCGGCGCGGTGGCGACCTACCGCGAGCAGGGTGTGCTGCGCCGGCTGGCCACGACGCCGGTGCACCCGGCGAACCTGCTCGGCGCGCAGCTGCTGATCCACGTCGTGCTCGCGCTGGCGGGCATCGGCCTGGTGCTGGGCCTGGCCAACGCGGTCTACGACGTCCCGCTGCCGAAGCATCCGCTGGTGTTCCTGGTGACGCTGCTGCTCGGCACGGTCTCGATGTTCTCGCTCGGCCTGCTGGCGGCGGCGCTCGCCAGGACGGCCAAGGCCGCGGGCGGGTTCGCGCTGGTCGCGTTCGTGCCGACGATGTTCCTCGGCGGCGTGTACCTGCCGCGGCCGCTGCTGCCGGAGGTCCTGCGCCGGATCGGCGACTACGTCCCGCCGGGCACACAGCCGCTGCAGGACGCCTGGGTCGGCACCGGCGTGCAGCCGCTGCAGCTGGTCGTGCTGGCCGCCTTCGCGGTGATCGGGACGGCGCTGGCGGCGAAGCTCTTCCGCTGGGAGTGA
- a CDS encoding DUF2020 domain-containing protein, whose protein sequence is MRRLVLLAPAVALLAGCGPSTVPGTATPSPPSTSTATAAGTALPPDPQPGATEDCPYLDSEFVADSNGQHVSKVRVSADKPHPACFFYRPDGKVQLTVRVYVGDPKTATALVNKAAPVDTSNPASDPAGWKGGYQSTGDGAVYAVSKGGTAVIATTNQKQSVKARTVVKKAIAALKL, encoded by the coding sequence ATGCGACGACTCGTACTTCTCGCGCCCGCCGTGGCCCTGCTGGCCGGCTGTGGCCCCTCGACCGTGCCCGGGACCGCGACCCCCAGCCCGCCGTCGACGTCGACCGCGACGGCCGCGGGCACGGCCCTGCCGCCGGACCCGCAGCCGGGCGCCACCGAGGACTGCCCGTACCTCGACAGCGAGTTCGTGGCCGACTCGAACGGCCAGCACGTCTCGAAGGTGCGCGTCTCGGCCGACAAGCCGCACCCGGCCTGCTTCTTCTACCGCCCGGACGGGAAGGTCCAGCTGACCGTCCGGGTGTACGTCGGGGACCCGAAGACGGCAACGGCCCTGGTCAACAAGGCGGCGCCGGTCGACACGTCCAACCCCGCGAGCGACCCGGCGGGCTGGAAGGGCGGCTACCAGTCGACCGGCGACGGGGCCGTTTATGCCGTCTCGAAAGGGGGAACCGCGGTCATCGCGACCACCAACCAGAAGCAGAGCGTGAAGGCACGCACAGTGGTGAAGAAGGCTATCGCTGCCCTGAAGCTCTAG
- a CDS encoding peptidylprolyl isomerase — MNRVKATLHTNQGDIHLNLLPDHAPKTVANFVGLAEGTKEYTQPNAAGTTSGPFYDGSIFHRVIDGFMIQGGDPTGTGRGGPGYKFGDEFHPELQFSKPYLLAMANAGPGTNGSQFFITVAPTTHLNFRHTIFGEVADQESRNVVDTIARTATGPADRPLADVVIEKVTIEH, encoded by the coding sequence ATGAACCGCGTGAAAGCTACGCTGCACACCAATCAGGGTGACATCCACCTGAACCTGCTCCCGGACCACGCGCCGAAGACGGTCGCGAACTTCGTCGGGCTCGCGGAGGGCACCAAGGAGTACACCCAGCCGAACGCGGCGGGCACGACCTCCGGCCCGTTCTACGACGGTTCGATCTTCCACCGGGTCATCGACGGCTTCATGATCCAGGGTGGCGACCCGACCGGCACCGGCCGCGGCGGCCCCGGCTACAAGTTCGGCGACGAGTTCCACCCGGAGCTGCAGTTCAGCAAGCCGTACCTGCTGGCCATGGCGAACGCCGGGCCGGGCACGAACGGCTCGCAGTTCTTCATCACCGTCGCGCCGACCACCCACCTGAACTTCCGGCACACGATCTTCGGCGAGGTGGCCGACCAGGAGTCGCGCAACGTCGTCGACACGATCGCCCGCACGGCGACCGGCCCGGCGGACCGCCCGCTGGCCGACGTCGTGATCGAGAAGGTCACCATCGAGCACTGA
- a CDS encoding SCO5389 family protein, which yields MSLDVSPALLEKAERGEVTDAEFVTCVKESLPYAWEVITGVIADAEAAADGFADNETPPPSEAARGQLLRALASDAIRGGLERHFGVKLAFQNCHRVAVFRRSEVDGDRYRAFVSPRGQLLNQSPELRDC from the coding sequence ATGTCCCTGGACGTGTCACCCGCGTTGCTGGAGAAGGCCGAGCGCGGGGAGGTCACCGACGCCGAGTTCGTCACCTGCGTCAAGGAATCCCTGCCGTACGCCTGGGAAGTCATCACCGGAGTGATCGCGGACGCCGAAGCGGCGGCCGACGGCTTCGCGGACAACGAGACACCGCCGCCGAGCGAGGCGGCCCGCGGCCAGCTGCTGCGCGCGCTGGCCTCGGACGCGATCCGCGGCGGCCTCGAGCGCCACTTCGGCGTCAAGCTGGCGTTCCAGAACTGCCACCGGGTCGCGGTGTTCCGCCGGTCCGAAGTGGACGGTGATCGCTACCGCGCGTTCGTCTCCCCGCGCGGCCAGCTGCTCAACCAGAGCCCGGAGCTGCGGGACTGCTGA
- a CDS encoding ArsR/SmtB family transcription factor — MIAQHPALDQLRVENILSALGNPIRLRIARILAEDGELTCGAVGVHLGGQLSKSTLTHHWRVLRDAGVIRQQPSGRENLLSLRREELEERYPGLLSTILDSAGQD; from the coding sequence GTGATCGCTCAGCACCCCGCGCTCGATCAGCTCCGGGTGGAGAACATCCTCTCCGCACTGGGCAACCCGATCCGGCTGCGCATCGCGCGGATCCTCGCCGAGGACGGCGAGCTGACGTGCGGCGCGGTGGGCGTCCACCTGGGCGGCCAGCTGTCGAAGTCGACGCTGACGCACCACTGGCGCGTGCTGCGGGACGCCGGCGTCATCCGGCAACAGCCGTCCGGCCGCGAAAACCTGCTGTCGCTGCGCCGCGAGGAACTCGAAGAACGCTATCCCGGGCTGCTCAGCACGATCCTCGACAGCGCCGGGCAGGACTGA
- a CDS encoding DUF6918 family protein, giving the protein MADTLKEILLDSSRRPAVVSDFESLVDAEVSDKGGVSGAVVKTGFAAVKKIKPGIIPAAVDTLLDDFANALEPFYGDYRAKGGNDFGAYLSSRSDEAADALLSVTDARAERSSRDSIKKVYSKLRPNGKKNVEEALPRLGQLIDKHAANA; this is encoded by the coding sequence GTGGCTGACACCCTCAAGGAAATCCTGCTCGACTCCAGCCGTCGCCCGGCTGTCGTTTCCGACTTCGAGAGCCTCGTGGACGCGGAGGTCTCCGACAAGGGCGGCGTTTCGGGTGCCGTCGTGAAGACCGGCTTCGCCGCCGTCAAGAAGATCAAGCCGGGCATCATCCCCGCCGCGGTCGACACGCTGCTGGACGACTTCGCCAACGCGCTCGAGCCGTTCTACGGCGACTACCGCGCCAAGGGCGGCAACGACTTCGGCGCCTACCTGAGCAGCCGCTCGGACGAGGCCGCCGACGCGCTGCTGAGCGTCACCGACGCGCGCGCGGAGCGCAGCAGCCGCGACAGCATCAAGAAGGTGTACTCGAAGCTGCGTCCGAACGGCAAGAAGAACGTCGAGGAGGCGCTGCCCCGCCTCGGCCAGCTGATCGACAAGCACGCCGCCAACGCCTGA
- a CDS encoding MFS transporter has product MSSPHRLRWSLALLALAQLIFSLDLNIVFVALPEIGADLGFSGQTQQWVVSAYAVFAGGFLLLGGRAADLLGRRRMFVLALTIYAVSSLAGGLAGSPAVIVVARAVQGIGGALLLPSTLSLISTLFEEGPRRNRALAVWGGAGASGLTVGALLGGVLTQAFGWSAVFFVNVPLAGLVAVAALAVIPRDEREAGTRRFDLPGALTATGGTTLLVFVLVQGPELGWTAPAVLVAAVFAVALLTAFVVVEVRGADPLMPPRLLRNRSLAAGVAITFVYMATFGALPYFLTVLLQTVHGFSALATGLAFLVPSVAIATGTQLGERLTTRLGPRRALVTGFVLGVAGTAVLAFGFDAGRGYLALVPGLVVSGVGQGITWTAMWIAAAAGVGAREQGVASGLATTTLNVGNAVGLAVLVAVANGTGAGGGRAAVLLTAAGMLAGLLLTRAVPRAVREPVPA; this is encoded by the coding sequence ATGTCTTCGCCTCACCGGCTCCGCTGGAGCCTCGCGCTGCTCGCGCTGGCCCAGCTGATCTTCTCGCTGGACCTGAACATCGTCTTCGTCGCGCTCCCGGAGATCGGCGCGGACCTCGGCTTCTCCGGCCAGACCCAGCAGTGGGTGGTCAGCGCGTACGCCGTGTTCGCCGGCGGTTTCCTGCTACTCGGCGGCCGCGCCGCGGACCTGCTCGGCCGGCGCCGGATGTTCGTGCTGGCCCTGACGATCTACGCGGTGTCCTCGCTCGCGGGCGGGCTCGCCGGCAGCCCGGCCGTCATCGTGGTCGCCCGTGCCGTGCAGGGCATCGGCGGCGCGTTGCTGCTGCCGTCGACGTTGTCGCTGATCAGCACCCTGTTCGAGGAGGGACCGCGGCGCAACCGGGCGCTGGCCGTGTGGGGTGGAGCCGGCGCGAGCGGCCTCACCGTCGGCGCGCTGCTCGGCGGGGTCCTCACCCAGGCGTTCGGCTGGTCGGCGGTCTTCTTCGTCAACGTGCCGCTGGCGGGGCTCGTCGCCGTGGCCGCGCTGGCCGTGATCCCGCGAGACGAGCGCGAAGCGGGCACGCGCCGGTTCGACCTGCCGGGCGCGCTGACCGCCACCGGTGGCACGACCCTGCTGGTGTTCGTGCTGGTCCAGGGGCCGGAACTGGGCTGGACCGCCCCGGCGGTCCTCGTGGCCGCAGTGTTCGCGGTCGCGCTGCTGACGGCGTTCGTCGTGGTCGAAGTCCGCGGCGCCGACCCGCTGATGCCGCCGCGGCTGCTGCGCAACCGCAGTCTCGCGGCCGGGGTCGCGATCACGTTCGTCTACATGGCGACTTTCGGCGCGCTGCCGTACTTCCTGACCGTGCTCCTGCAGACCGTGCACGGCTTCAGCGCGCTGGCGACCGGGCTGGCGTTCCTGGTGCCGTCCGTCGCCATCGCCACCGGGACGCAGCTCGGGGAGCGGCTCACCACGCGGCTCGGCCCGCGCCGCGCGCTCGTCACCGGGTTCGTGCTCGGCGTGGCAGGCACCGCCGTCCTGGCGTTCGGGTTCGACGCCGGCCGCGGGTACCTCGCGCTGGTGCCCGGCCTGGTCGTCTCCGGGGTGGGCCAGGGCATCACCTGGACGGCGATGTGGATCGCCGCGGCGGCCGGGGTCGGGGCCAGGGAACAGGGTGTGGCCTCGGGGCTGGCCACCACGACGTTGAACGTCGGCAACGCGGTGGGCCTCGCCGTCCTCGTCGCGGTGGCCAACGGAACTGGCGCGGGCGGCGGACGCGCGGCCGTGCTCCTCACCGCGGCGGGGATGCTCGCGGGACTGCTGCTCACGCGGGCGGTGCCGCGCGCGGTGCGCGAGCCGGTGCCTGCCTAG
- a CDS encoding rhomboid family intramembrane serine protease, which translates to MNQPPNPAAEQAALPGCWWHPNRPTGLSCSRCGRPACPDCLREAPVGFQCTDCVHAGGQQQRRQHRGYQEAGFGVRTIAGARPSRSILATQVILAVNVLVFLVTVLQARSLNDNQVSDVFQLGVLWGQATLGAGEWWRLFTSGFLHYGPIHIAVNMFSLWMMGRALEQVFGKIRFLTLYFVSMLGASTAVLLFDNLDGGTAGASGALFGLMGAYAVIVLKLRLNPTGLIVTLALNAFITFGVANISILGHVGGLVTGALVTVAMLYAPQVRQAQWQAAGVAILVVAMIGLLVYKDTQVAAQTCQFVQYRGQELYSCG; encoded by the coding sequence GTGAACCAACCGCCGAACCCCGCCGCCGAACAAGCCGCGCTCCCCGGGTGCTGGTGGCACCCGAACCGCCCGACCGGACTGAGCTGTTCCCGGTGCGGGCGTCCGGCCTGCCCGGACTGCCTCCGCGAGGCCCCCGTCGGCTTCCAGTGCACCGACTGCGTCCACGCCGGCGGCCAGCAGCAACGCCGTCAGCACCGCGGTTACCAGGAAGCCGGCTTCGGCGTGCGCACGATCGCCGGGGCCCGGCCGTCGCGGTCGATCCTGGCCACCCAGGTCATCCTCGCGGTCAACGTCCTGGTCTTCCTCGTCACCGTCCTGCAGGCCAGGAGCCTGAACGACAACCAGGTCTCCGATGTCTTCCAGCTCGGCGTCCTGTGGGGCCAGGCGACGCTCGGCGCCGGCGAGTGGTGGCGCCTGTTCACCTCGGGTTTCCTGCACTACGGGCCCATCCACATCGCGGTCAACATGTTCTCGCTGTGGATGATGGGCCGCGCCCTGGAGCAGGTCTTCGGGAAGATCCGCTTCCTCACGCTGTACTTCGTCTCGATGCTCGGCGCGTCCACGGCCGTGCTGCTGTTCGACAACCTCGACGGCGGCACCGCGGGTGCCTCCGGCGCGTTGTTCGGCCTGATGGGCGCCTACGCGGTCATCGTGCTGAAGCTGCGGCTCAACCCGACCGGGCTGATCGTCACGCTCGCGCTGAACGCGTTCATCACCTTCGGCGTCGCGAACATCTCCATCCTCGGCCACGTCGGCGGCCTGGTCACCGGCGCGCTGGTGACCGTGGCGATGCTCTACGCGCCGCAGGTCCGCCAGGCGCAGTGGCAGGCGGCCGGGGTCGCCATCCTCGTCGTCGCGATGATCGGGCTGCTGGTCTACAAGGACACGCAGGTGGCGGCCCAGACGTGCCAGTTCGTCCAGTACCGCGGGCAGGAGCTCTACAGCTGCGGCTAG
- a CDS encoding PH domain-containing protein, with translation MDNYPTSWAPRPALVVSAWVVTALLLAGVVTDAVTGDHGGLVLFALATLAVGAFAAHSTLVRPRLAAGPDGLVARTLRGPRRLPWAQTRARLRTTRRLGRDGVTLEIEHDDQLYVFGWLELGEDPRDVLDVLSTLRARS, from the coding sequence GTGGATAACTACCCCACCTCGTGGGCACCGCGTCCGGCCCTTGTGGTATCGGCCTGGGTCGTCACCGCGTTGCTGCTGGCCGGCGTGGTCACCGACGCGGTGACCGGCGACCACGGCGGGCTCGTGCTGTTCGCGTTGGCGACACTGGCGGTGGGCGCGTTCGCGGCCCACTCGACACTCGTCCGGCCCCGGCTGGCCGCCGGCCCGGACGGCTTGGTCGCCCGCACATTGCGCGGTCCCCGGCGGCTCCCGTGGGCGCAGACCCGCGCCCGGCTGCGCACCACCCGCCGGCTGGGCCGCGACGGCGTCACGCTCGAGATCGAGCACGACGACCAGCTGTACGTCTTCGGGTGGCTCGAACTCGGCGAGGATCCCCGCGACGTGCTGGACGTGCTCAGCACGCTGCGCGCGCGGAGCTAG